The DNA window GCCGTCGCTGAGGACGTTGCACTGTTGCGGTCGCTTTATCCACGGGTGACGGCGCGCCATCGGCGCAATTGCGTACGAGGCTGGATACGGGCCGAGGGCGGCGCAGGGCTGGCGTTGCTGCGCGTTGCGCTGGAGGAGCCGGGGCGAAGCATCCACGAACTGTTGACCCACGCGCAGGCGGACTGGGTAGCCGAACTGGACGCCCCCCGGCTGCTGGCGTTCTGCCACGACGGTCCTTCCCCGGTGGCTCAGACCGGACTGCTTCGGCTGCTGCCCCACATGCCGTTGTGGCAGCATCTGGAACTTCTGCTGGATGCGGTCCCGCAGAGGCAGGACGAACGTGCATGGCATCTGCGCCTGGTGGAGAACTGGCTTCGCGTGAGCGAGGGTTACTCACCGCTGTCGGCAGCGCGCCGACAAGCCCTGCTGACCCGCCTTGAACACGGTGGGCATGACCTCTCCAATGCAATGGCACAGCGGCTGGCTGAGGCGGTCCGCCAAGCCTGATGTGGCCGGTGCCCAACCGGCAGAGTGACTAACGACACATTCGCTATACCGAACTTCGCACTACTGTTGACTTCAACGTAGTGGAGGGCCGGTCATGTCCGAAGACGATGTCCACCTGAAGAAGTTCCAGAAGGAGCTCAGCGCCGGCACGGTCTCGTTGGCCCTGCTGGCGGTGCTGGCCCGCGCCGGTGAGCCGCTGTACGGCTACCTGATCGCCAAAGAGCTGGAGCGTGTGGGCGAGGGCGTGCTCAGCGGCAAGCAGAGCGCGCTGTACCCGGTGCTGCGCAACCTGGAGGGCGCCGGCCTGCTGGAGAGCCATGTGGAGCCGTCCAGCAGCGGGCCGCCGCGCCGCTACTACCGCATCAACGCGCGTGGCCGGGAGGTGCTGGAGCAATGGCGCCAGGCCTGGCGTGACACCCGTGATTCCGTCGATTCCGTGTTGGAGGGGATACCGCAATGAACGACCTGAACCTGGCAGGCAACAGTCTGCCCAGCACCATTCCGCAGTACCTGGCGCAGTTGCGTGCGGCACTGGACGGTGCCGATCCGGCGATGGTGCAGGACGCCCTGTACGACGCCGAGGAATACCTGCGCTCTGAACTGGCAGCGCAACCCGGCCGCAGCGAAGCCGAGGTCATCGCCGATGTCGCCGGCAGCTACGGTGCACCGGACGAGGTGGCGGAGATCTATCGCGAAACCGAGCTCACGGTGAACCGCGCGCTGCGTACGCCGCGGGCCGACACGGGCCCGGTGCTGCGTGCAGCGGCCGAGGCCAGCGGTGCTGCACCGGCGGCGCAGCCGGCAGTCCCCGCGCAGCGTTCGCTGCTGGCGCGCTTCTTCGGCGTGGTGACCGACCCGCACACCTACGGCGCGCTGTTCTACATGCTGTTGTCGCTGGCCACCGGCATCTTCTTCTTCACCTGGGTGGTCACCGGCCTGTCGTTGTCGCTGGGCCTGCTGATCCTGATCATCGGCGTCCCGTTGACCGTGCTGTTCTTCGGCTCGGTGCGTGGGCTGGCGTTGCTGGAAGGGCGGCTGGTGGAAGCGCTGCTGGGTGAGCGCATGCCGCGCCGGCCGCAGTACACCGACCGCAGCCGCAGCTGGCTGCAGCGTATCGGCGACATGTTCACCGATGGCCGCACCTGGCTGACCCTGCTGTACTTCGTGCTGATGCTGCCGCTGGGCATCATCTACTTCACGATCGCGGTGACCCTGCTGTCGCTGTCGCTGGGTTTGATCTGGGCGCCGGTGGCGGCGATCTTCAGTGGCGATATCCCCGGCATCTACATCAACGACGTGAACGTTCTGCCTATGGCGGCCTCGCCGCTGGTGGCCATCGGGGTTGCAGCGGTGGGCGTGTTGCTGCTGCTGCTGACGATGCACCTGGCACGCGGCATCGGCAAGCTGCACGGCATGCTGGCCAAGAACCTGCTGGTGCGGTTGTAAAGCGGGAATCCACGCTTGGGTAGGTGCCAACCTTGGTTGGCACGATGCCGCCGGCATCGGGATTCACGGCAGAGCGCCAACCAAGGTTGGCATCTACCGGAAGCAGGGCGGGTTACCCCGCCTTGCGGCGCAGCGGGGTGACGTTGCTCTTCTTCTTCGTCGCCTTCGCTGCCGGGGCTTCGGCATGCGCGGCGAAGAAGTCACGCACCTTCGGGTAGACCACTTCGCGCCAGCGGCGGCCGCTGAAGATGCCGTAGTGGCCCGCGCCTTCGACGATGAAATGCTCGCGGCGGTCAGCAGCAATGCCGGTGCACAGCGACTGCGCCGCTTCGGTCTGGCCGAGGCCGGCGATATCGTCCAATTCGCCTTCGATGCTCAGCAGTGCGGTATCGCGGATCGCCGACGGATCGACCTTTTCGCCGTTGACCACCCACTCGCCACGCGGCAGCAGGAAGTCCTGGAACACCACGGAAATGGTGTCCAGGTAGTACTTGGCCGGCATGTCCAGCACGGCGTTGTACTCGTCGTAGAAATTGCGATGCGCGTCGGCATCCTCCAGGTCGCCCTTCACCAGGTCGGTGTAGAAATCCCAGTGCGAACTGAAGTGGCGGCTGGGATTCATCGACAGGAAGCCTGCGTGCTGCAGGAAGCCGGGATACACGCGGCGACCGGCACCGGGATAGCTGGCCGGCACGGTGTGGATGACATTGTTCTCGAACCACGACAGCGGGTTCTGCGTCGCCAGGTTGTTGACCGCGGTCGGGCTGCAGCGCGCATCGATCGGGCCGCCCATCATCACCAGCGTGCGCGGCGTCGGTTCACCGCGGCTGGCCATCAATGACACCGCGGCCAGCACCGGTACGGTCGGCTGGCAGACACTGACCACGTGCAGGCGCTCGACGCCGAGATGGCGGATGAACTCCTGGATGTAGGCGATGTAATCGTCCAGCCCGAACTCGCCTTCGCTGCCGGGCACCATGCGCGCGTCGACCCAGTCGGTCACGTACACACGGTGGTCGCGCAGCAGCGTGCGCACGGTATCGCGCAGCAGCGTGGCGTGATGGCCCGACAATGGCGCCACCACCAGCACGAACGGCTGGTTGAGCATGGTGTGCAGCTGGTCGGCTTCATTGCTGTGGCGCTTGAAGCGCAGCAGCTTGCAGAACGGCTTGCTGAGTTCCTCGTGCACCACGATCGGCACGCGCTCGCCCTCGACTTCGATTTCGTTGATGCCCCACTCGGGCTTCTCGTAATCCTTGCCGATGCGGTGGAACAGCTCATTGACCGCCGCCAGGCGATCAGCGCCGGGCATCTGCGACCACCAGTGTCCCTGGTTGGCGAAGAACTTGGCGTTGGCCTGGGCCTGGTGCACCCAGGGGGCGAGCAGGTTGCGGGTCAGTTCGTGCAGTTGATAGAGCATGCCGACCGAATATGTATGGTCTTATGTTGCCGCGCAGCATAGCGCATCCAACTGTCCCGGACGTTAAGCGCACTCAATGGGCGGTATTCAGCGGGCGGCCTGCTCCAGCGCGGCTGCTTCACCGGCCAGTGCTGGTCCCAGCCAGAGGTGGGACCCGACCGCCTGCAGGCCTTGGCGCGTCAGCTCGCGCCGGTACCAGCGGGCCGGACGCGACTGGAAGCCGTCATGGTCGCCCTCGAATTCATCTTCGGCGGCGAAGGTCTCCAGGAACGCCACGCCTGCGGTCAGCTCGGCGACACCGGCCAGGCCCGCGCGCAGTTCGCGGTTGGGCACGTAGTGCATCACGTCCGAACAGACCAGCAGATCGACCGGGGCGCAGGGCCGCAGCCAGGCGAAATCACCAAAGCTGGCCAAGTGCAGGTTGCGGGTCCGGCCGTAGCGGCGCACAGCGTACTCGCTGCTGTCGAAACCGAGGTATTCGACCTTCGGACGCAGTTTCAGCAGCGGCGCGCGCCAGGCGCCTTCGCCGCAGCCGATGTCCAGCACGCTGCGGATCGGTCGTTCCAGGTAGTACTCGGCCGTGGCCACGGCGAGGGCGACCTTGCGCGCCAGGCGTGCACTGCCACCGATATCGGCGCGGCGGTACCAGCGTTGGAAGTAGGCGGCGTCGTAGGTCTTGTCCATGGCGGTCCGGTGCAGTCGTGAAATCGGCGCCTATCGTACGGTGTTGCAGCACACCATGCGTCGATGTGTCGCGGCGGTTGCACGTGGGGTGGCCTCGCCACGACATGCGAGAATGACGGACATCCACGCCAGCCGCCGGAGCGAGCGCATGCAGAGCTACTACTGGGTCAAGACCTTCCACATCGTGTTCGTGGTGGCGTGGATGGCCACGGTGTTCTACCTGCCGCGCATCCTGGTGAACCTGTCCGAGACGGCAGGGCAGCCGGCGGTGGTCGAGCGCCTGCAGCTGATGGGCATGCGCCTGTACCGCTTCGGCCATTCGATGTTCGGCCTGGCGTTCGTGCTCGGCCTGGTGTTGTGGCTGGGCTACAAGGTGATTCCGGATTTCCCGACCATGGTCGCCCCGGGCGGCGCGGGCTGGCTGCATGCCAAGCTGGGCCTGGTGGTGGTGCTGCTGGCGTACTTCATCTGGATCGGGCGCCTGCTCAAGGGTGTGGCCAAGGGCAGGGCGCTGCCATCCTCGCGCGCGCTGCGCTGGATCAACGAGATTCCGTTGCTGGCGTTCATTCCGATCGTGTGGCTGGTGCTGGCCAAGCCGTTCTGAGGGGCGTCACTTGGACCCGGTAGATCCACGCCATGCGTGGATGCTGTGCGAGGTACAAACAAGAAGAGCCGGGCATCTGCCCGGCTCTTTCGTTTCTGCAATCCCCTGCATGTTGCCGGCCAGCGGCCGGCACTACCAAGCTTGTCTAGCGGCCGGCAGCACCGGGCTTACGCCGCTTCGTACGTGCCGTAGCTGCGCAGGCGCTTGTAGCGCTGGTCCAGCAGTTCCTGGGTGGACAGCGCATCCAGCGCTTCCAGCTCATTCAGCAGCACGGCCTTCAGGCGCTTGGCCATCTGCGTCGGGTTGCGGTGGGCGCCGCCGGTCGGCTCGCGCACGACCTTGTCGACCAGGCCCAGGCCCTTCAGGCGCGGCGCGGTCAGGCCCAGCTGCTCGGCAGCATCCTTGGCCTTGCCGGCGTCCTTCCACAGGATCGAGGCGCAGCCTTCCGGGGTGATGGTCGAGTACACCGCGTATTCCAGCATCACGGTGCGGTCGCCCACGCCCAGCGCCAGCGCGCCGCCGGAGCCGCCTTCACCGATCACGGTGCAGATGATCGGTACCTTCAGCTCGGCCATCTCGATCAGGTTGCGCGCGATCGCTTCGGACTGGCCGCGCGACTCGGCGTCGATGCCCGGCCAGGCGCCGGCGGTATCGATCAGGGTCAGCACCGGCAGGCCGAAGCGCTCGGCCATCTTCATCAGGCGCAGCGCCTTGCGGTAGCCCTCGGGCTTGGGCATGCCGAAGTTGCGCTTGATCTTTTCCTTGGTGTCGCGGCCCTTCTGGTGGCCGATGACCATCACCGAGCGACCATTGATGCGGGCCAGGCCGCCCATGATCGCCTTGTCGTCAGCAAAGGCCCGGTCGCCGGCCAGTTCCTGGAACTCATCGCAGATGATGCGGATGTAGTCGGCGGTGTACGGGCGCGACGGGTGGCGTGCCAGCTGCAGCACCTGCCACGAGGTCAGGTTGCGGAAGATCTGTGCGGTACGCACGCGCAGCTTGTCCTGCAGCGCATGCACTTCGGCCTCGACATTGACCGCCGGCCCGGCACTGGCGTTGCGCAGTTCCTGGATCTTGGCTTCCAGGTCGGCGATGGGTTGCTCGAAGTCGAGGTAGTTCGGATTCATCGGAAGCCGTCGTGTAAAGAAGAGGGGAATTCTAGCCGAATGCGCAGGAACGGCCCGTACGCCTTCGTCTGGAAACCGACGGTAGCGCAGTGGGGGCCAGCGGCGCCAGTCGGCCGCCGGCCGCCGGTTCAGGGCAGGACCAGCGCGCTGCGGGCCATTTCGGTGCTGCGGATCGTCACGAAGTCGTTGTAGGCCCGGTTGGCCGCCACCGGCAGTTTCGCGCCCAGCGTCATGGTGGCGCGGGTGAAGGCCATCTGCGCCTGGAAGTCTTCCTTGCGCAGGGCCTTCTGCTCGCTGGCCGTGGTGGCCTTCAGCCAGCGCGCATAGATATCGCGCACGGGACCGGCATGGGCCTCGAAGGCCGGGTCCAGGGCGGGCAGCGCGGGCGCCGGTTGCAGCGTGTAGGCGGGCGCCACGTAGCCGGCGGGCTGCTCGCGCTTGTAGGCACCGGGTTCGCCCATGCCGTCCTCGACATAGGCGATGAAGTCCGGCGCGGTGAAGATCTTGGTGCTGATCCTGCCGCCGGTCGAATCGACGTGGGCAACCACCTGCTCCTCGGGGAACGGCTCGCGCACGCCGAAGTTCCAGGTCTTGTCGATGAACAG is part of the Stenotrophomonas lactitubi genome and encodes:
- a CDS encoding sensor domain-containing protein: MNDLNLAGNSLPSTIPQYLAQLRAALDGADPAMVQDALYDAEEYLRSELAAQPGRSEAEVIADVAGSYGAPDEVAEIYRETELTVNRALRTPRADTGPVLRAAAEASGAAPAAQPAVPAQRSLLARFFGVVTDPHTYGALFYMLLSLATGIFFFTWVVTGLSLSLGLLILIIGVPLTVLFFGSVRGLALLEGRLVEALLGERMPRRPQYTDRSRSWLQRIGDMFTDGRTWLTLLYFVLMLPLGIIYFTIAVTLLSLSLGLIWAPVAAIFSGDIPGIYINDVNVLPMAASPLVAIGVAAVGVLLLLLTMHLARGIGKLHGMLAKNLLVRL
- a CDS encoding acetyl-CoA carboxylase carboxyltransferase subunit alpha; this encodes MNPNYLDFEQPIADLEAKIQELRNASAGPAVNVEAEVHALQDKLRVRTAQIFRNLTSWQVLQLARHPSRPYTADYIRIICDEFQELAGDRAFADDKAIMGGLARINGRSVMVIGHQKGRDTKEKIKRNFGMPKPEGYRKALRLMKMAERFGLPVLTLIDTAGAWPGIDAESRGQSEAIARNLIEMAELKVPIICTVIGEGGSGGALALGVGDRTVMLEYAVYSTITPEGCASILWKDAGKAKDAAEQLGLTAPRLKGLGLVDKVVREPTGGAHRNPTQMAKRLKAVLLNELEALDALSTQELLDQRYKRLRSYGTYEAA
- a CDS encoding PadR family transcriptional regulator — protein: MSEDDVHLKKFQKELSAGTVSLALLAVLARAGEPLYGYLIAKELERVGEGVLSGKQSALYPVLRNLEGAGLLESHVEPSSSGPPRRYYRINARGREVLEQWRQAWRDTRDSVDSVLEGIPQ
- a CDS encoding class I SAM-dependent DNA methyltransferase, which codes for MDKTYDAAYFQRWYRRADIGGSARLARKVALAVATAEYYLERPIRSVLDIGCGEGAWRAPLLKLRPKVEYLGFDSSEYAVRRYGRTRNLHLASFGDFAWLRPCAPVDLLVCSDVMHYVPNRELRAGLAGVAELTAGVAFLETFAAEDEFEGDHDGFQSRPARWYRRELTRQGLQAVGSHLWLGPALAGEAAALEQAAR
- a CDS encoding polyhydroxyalkanoate depolymerase; this encodes MLYQLHELTRNLLAPWVHQAQANAKFFANQGHWWSQMPGADRLAAVNELFHRIGKDYEKPEWGINEIEVEGERVPIVVHEELSKPFCKLLRFKRHSNEADQLHTMLNQPFVLVVAPLSGHHATLLRDTVRTLLRDHRVYVTDWVDARMVPGSEGEFGLDDYIAYIQEFIRHLGVERLHVVSVCQPTVPVLAAVSLMASRGEPTPRTLVMMGGPIDARCSPTAVNNLATQNPLSWFENNVIHTVPASYPGAGRRVYPGFLQHAGFLSMNPSRHFSSHWDFYTDLVKGDLEDADAHRNFYDEYNAVLDMPAKYYLDTISVVFQDFLLPRGEWVVNGEKVDPSAIRDTALLSIEGELDDIAGLGQTEAAQSLCTGIAADRREHFIVEGAGHYGIFSGRRWREVVYPKVRDFFAAHAEAPAAKATKKKSNVTPLRRKAG
- a CDS encoding CopD family protein, producing the protein MQSYYWVKTFHIVFVVAWMATVFYLPRILVNLSETAGQPAVVERLQLMGMRLYRFGHSMFGLAFVLGLVLWLGYKVIPDFPTMVAPGGAGWLHAKLGLVVVLLAYFIWIGRLLKGVAKGRALPSSRALRWINEIPLLAFIPIVWLVLAKPF